Sequence from the Candidatus Poribacteria bacterium genome:
TTCGAGATAATTGTCAAATCGGGTACGGCTTTCGCGAAATCGGCGAGTTCTGGGAGTTGTGGTGCATACATCCACGCCTCGAAAGACATCCCCATACGCGCTAACACCCGTGCGCCTGCGCGGAAGTCCTCACGCGCGAGTTGTCCCTCTCTTCTGTAGACAGAGGCTTTTTCTATCTCTGGATGCGGATCCCAAGTGACAGAATGACGAATCCCGCGAAATCGGTTTGGGCTTGCTGCTTGCAAGGCTTCCAACACTGGCTCAACGCGTTCCCCCAAATTCAGGTTCGCATGCCCGACGATTGCAGCGGCTGCACGACTCGTGCCGTATAAACCGCTTGCGCTCGCAGCTGCTAACCCTTGCACGAATTCGACTTCACCGACGGGACGCATCTCTTCCGGTCCATCGGCGCGATACATTGCTCTCGCCTCAACAAATACAGTAGAGCGCACGTTGTGTCCACTGTCAATGTCTGCAATCAACTCGTGAAGTAGATATCGTTGGTAAGGGATACGCTCAGTTCGGAAATCCCAAAAATGGTGGTGTGGATCGCAGATGGGTATCTCCGGTTCTAACGTCGGTTCCTCGGTTAAAGCGAGCCAGTCGTTGTCTCCATAAGGCATAGAAATCTCTCCGTCTTTGTAATCAATCCAAATTGTTCGTTCTGTTTCTTAGTGTCACTGTAGAACATTGAGGGATTTTTGTCAACACTTTTGATTGCTTATAGAGGGGTATTTATAGCGTTTACGGGCACCCACAAGGGGTGCCCCTACAAGAGGTCTACGCATTTTGATAATTCACTACAGTTCTCTTGTAGAAAGACTCTCCGAGTCCCGACCTTCCAAAATCATTGCAGAGGCAGTATTACACTGATACAACTTTTTTAAGGGATTTACCGCTGATATGCGTCATATAAAAGAAAGTTTGCAAGTGTATCTAAAATTGTGAAGTGCCTAAAGTTATTGTGGAGAAAGAACATTTTTCAACTTTACATACTTTGAAACTTTCCGATATGCTTTTCTTGCGTATGAAGTGTTTCTGTGGCATAATAGATACAAGATGGTGAAAGGCAGTCTTCAGATTCCGAGATGCGAACTTAAATAAAGGGGAGAGGGTGGAAATGATGAAGCGATCAGATGAGAGTAATCATTGGATTGTGGAGGAAGTGTCGGGAATCGGAGTTCCCTCCTACAAAAGTAACCATTGGGTTGTAGAGAAAGAGTCGGGAATCGGAGTTCCCTCCTACAAAAGTAAATGTTTTTACACTGCTTGGGTTGCGTGTGCTTTGTTGTTGCTTGTCCACCTTGTGATTATAGGGTGTGGACCGTTGACGAGCGATCAGCAATCCAATCTTCCGTTCGAGGATTCCGGTGTAGATTCACGTCCCGAAAAAGTATGGCCCGTGGAACGGACACTCGTCAGCAACGAGGTTAACTGTATTGCTGCCGATCCAGACAATGTATGGATTGCGACAGCGCGTGGGGTTTCGCGCTGGGAACGTCAGCAGGATAAGTGGCTCCACTATACGATGGAAGATGGGCTGGCGAACGATATGGTAAATGCGGTTGCTGTTGATGGGCAATGGGTCTGGTTTGCCACAGATGAAGGTGTGAGTCGCTACGATATGCAAACAGACACTTTCGCGACTTTCCGAACTATTGATGGTTTAGCGAGCGACGAAGTCTCCTCTATTGCGATAGATGGAAATTACGTCTGGTTTGGTACATCCGATGGGTTGAACCGTTATGACAAAACGATTGATAGTTGGGCGGTACGTACCCGAAAAGATGGCTTGGTCAGCAAAGTAATTACAACGATAGCCGTCGAACCGGAGTATGTCTGGGTCGGCACCGATAGGGAGATAAACCCGGATCCGCATGGATGGGATGAGGATCCAAGGTTCAGCAGAGGTGGCGTGAGCCGCTACCATCGGGATACCGATTCTTGGAATAACTATACGAAATCGGACGGTTTGATAGACAGCGAAATCGCCACGATTGCAGTGGACGACGACAGTGTTTGGTTTGGCACGCAAGAAGAAGGTGTCAGTCAGTACAATACGGTTGATCAAACGTTCATCAAAACCTATACGAAAACCGATCTGCTGAAAAGCAATATGATCACTTCCATTCGGTCAGACGGTTTCCAAGTCTGGTTTGGGACTGCTAATGCGGGTGTACATCGGTTCATCAAACCCGTCAATACATGGGTACATTACACTAAAGCAGATGGGTTGTCGAGTAATCATGTGAGTTGGATTGCTATACAAGGTAATGATGTTTGGTTCGCGAGTAAAGAGGATGGTGTAAGTCGCTTCGACAAAGTGAGCGGTGAATGGACAATTTACAAGCAAGCCGATTTTCTCTCCGACAACGATGTTCGTGCCATAACACGTGATACCGATGGGAACTTCTGGATGGCGACAGTCGCCGGGATTTCGGTTTATTCTCCTCAAACGCGTAATTGGGAAATCATCTCCAAAGAGGATGGACTACCGACACCCTATGTCACATCAATACTTATTAGTCATCAGCAAGAAGAGTCTGTGGCAGAAACCAGTACGCAACCGTCGCACGCTGACAGCCAAGAACCGACAGCCGAAAACCGTTCTGCACAGGTCTGGGTTGGGACTGATCGAGGGCTTGGAGCGCGGACGTATACGGGTGACGAATGGACATTTTATACGCCACCTCAAGCGGAGACACACGGTGAGGCTTTCGTGACAGCGTTTGATACCGATGCGGCACGGGCGGACTCTGTTGTCTGGCTCGGTACCAGTTCGGGACCCGCCATGTATGATCCAACATCTCAAAAGTGGACGCAGCTTGCCATAGCGGACGCGCCCGAAAACCCGATTATACTTTCTGTATTTGTTCGTGATGGTAATGTTTGGTTTGGTGGGGCTGAGGGCGTTTGGCGATATTCAATCGTCGATAAGCAGATGCAACGTGCTGCCGATGGACTTCCCAATCCGTATGTTAATGTCCTGTTGTCCACAGGGGAAAAAGGGAAAGAAGAGACGCTTTGGGCGGGAACGCGCCAGGGGCTTGCAAAATATGACAGCACTCGACAGCGTTGGGTCCCGCTGTCCTTTAATAACCAATTGCCGTCTCCCAATGTCACTGCGCTCGCTTTTCGAGATGGGACTCTCTGGATCGGTACGCCGCATGGGTTAGGAAGTTATGCAATCGCTTCCGATTCTTGGAATTCGCTCTCAAATGTGCCGTATAACGTTCGCGACATTCTGTGTGAAGCAAATAATACCCTTTGGCTGGCAACGGACACTGGTCTTATTGAATATGGTACGCAGGATGGAAGAGAGGTACTTCATCAATCCCGTCCGGTGCGAGAGCCGTTCCTTGAAACCAAAGTCTCACACATCCAATTTGATGGCGATTACATTTGGTTCACTAACTGGAGGTCTTCGCCGAACGGTAGTATTGTGCGGTTTCATCGTCCAACGGCAACGTGGCGGCGTTTCACACGCTTAGATATTTTACAGTCCACTCAGAAAAGATCCATGACCTTTATCCGTTGGACCTACGTAGATACTGATGCCGTTTGGTTCACCACGGACTACGGTGTTCTCCGTTATGATAAAATGGCGGATACGTGGCAGCATTGGACGAAAGAAGATGGACTCTCTACAGACGATGTGAATAGAATTGATGTCAGTGAGCAGAGCGTCTGGGTCATTCCGATGATAGGTTTGGAATTAAACCATTATAGTAAAGCGACTGGAACATGGAAAGTGGTTGAAGAAGGGGATCACCGCGAGATTGAGCGTGTAAAGGCACTTGGGGTTGATGGACCGGAGGTCTGGTTTTCATCTGGGCGCGGTCTCACGCGTTACAATGAGATCACTGGTGAATGGAAGGATTTCGGACCAAGGGATGGTCTGGCAGGTAGAGGCGGGGAATGGATTACTGTGGATGACGATTTCATCTGGGTTGCGCGTTCGGAATGGGACAGGGGCAGCAACCGTCCATTGTCACGATACGATAAGAAGACAAAAAAATGGACAACGTTTTCAACGAATGACGTACTTGCTGCGAATACCATTAGACGCATTATCTCAACAGAGAACGATGTCTGGATACTCTACAGACCTTGGGAGGATGTAGGTGTTACCCGATACGACAAGCGGAACAAGGAGTGGACGA
This genomic interval carries:
- a CDS encoding amidohydrolase family protein — encoded protein: MPYGDNDWLALTEEPTLEPEIPICDPHHHFWDFRTERIPYQRYLLHELIADIDSGHNVRSTVFVEARAMYRADGPEEMRPVGEVEFVQGLAAASASGLYGTSRAAAAIVGHANLNLGERVEPVLEALQAASPNRFRGIRHSVTWDPHPEIEKASVYRREGQLAREDFRAGARVLARMGMSFEAWMYAPQLPELADFAKAVPDLTIISNHIGGLLRVGPYGGRDDEVLEAWRNGIAVVAACPNINMKLGGIGMPRTGFDWHEREIPIGSEELAESMAPFMNYCIEQFGPERCMFESNFPVDKVSFSYNVMYNAFKRLSTDYSDDERAALFHDTATRVYRIDV